Genomic window (Arthrobacter sp. StoSoilA2):
GGATGCGGTCCCCGAGCTTGAGTGCCTCGGAAAGGTCATGGGTGACGAACACCATGGTCTTCCCCATTTCCTTGTGGAGCCGGATTACCTCGGCCTGCATGTCACGCCTGATGAGGGGATCCAATGCAGAGAAGGGCTCGTCGAAAAGGATGGTGTCCGGGTCGCCTGCCAAAGCCCGGCCAAGGCCGACACGCTGCTGCATACCGCCGGACAGCTGGTCCGGATAGTGCTGTTCGTACCCCTTCAGGCCGACCAGTTCAATGATTTCCCGAGCCCGGCCGTAGCGCTCGTTCTTAGCCGCCCCGCGGATTTGCAGCCCGTAGGATACGTTGTCCAAAACCGTCCGGTGAGGCAGGAGTCCGAAGTGCTGGAACACCATGGACATCTTCCGCCGGCGAAGTTCCCGCAACTCCCCAACGCCTGCCTGCAGGACGTCCTTGCCGTCCACCATTACCTGCCCTGAAGTGGGTTCAATAAGCCGGGTGAGGCAGCGGACAAGGGTTGATTTGCCGGATCCCGAGAGACCCATAACGACGAAGACCTCACCCTTTGCGACGTCGAAACTTAGGTTGCGGACGGCCGCTACGCAGCCTGAGGCTGCCAACAGTTCAGCAGAGCTAAGGGACGAAAGCCGGGGATCACCGGGGATCTTTTCACCAGCGGGGCCAAAGACTTTCCAGAGGTTCCGTACTGAGATGTCGGGGCTGTTCATTGCTGTACTCCTGCTTATGGCGGCTCGAACCAATGGCCGGGCTTTGAGTGGATGTCTTGCTGCTTGCCTTTTCGCCGAAGTCCCCCACTGAGCTTGGGGAAAGCTGGGGGATACGCCGGTGGAGGCAGCGCTCTCAACGCCATGCTCCAGACGCCCGCGGGCAAATCCTTGCGCGATGTCGCGAGGGCACTGTAAATCTTCTTCGCTGCGAACGGACCTGATCTGCATGTTGCTGGTTGTGCATGCATCAACATCACCCGTAATACGCAACAGTGATGTATCTCACTCCACCTGTCAAGGTTTGGAAATAAATAAAAACGATGGCCAACAGCCACCGTGGGTGACGCTTGCGCCATCCCAATGATTGGCGGGTTGGGCGCTGGACCACGTCAAGGGAAGGGTCACCGCGAGGGAAGCTGCTTTGTGACGGTGCCGTCGAGTCGTATGACGGCATTGGCCCGTACTGGTTCCGACCGGCGTCAGGATCTCAGAGGTCGTCTTCGGGCCGGGCAGTGAGAATTCGATTGGCGCTCAACTGGAGGATGCCGAGCGATTCCTGGATCAGGGGCGAGGTGATGCTGCCGCGGCGCACGGCAGCGACAATGCGGCGCGACGGCTTACCCCTGCCCGTGATCCGGAGGCGAACTACGTTTTCTGCACTACGCAGCGGCGCCAGTCTAGGCAACAGACCCACGCCCAGCCCTGCGCCCACGAAGGCGATTTGGGTTTCCCACTCGACGGCCTCGTGGGCAATTCGTGGTGTTACCCCGGCCGCGGTGAACGCCGCAGTGAAGAGGGAATGGTAGGTGGAGCCGGCGGCCTCCGTGATCCATGGTTCCGACGCCAGCTCCTGGAGTGTCACTGTCTCCCGCGATGCCAACGGATGGTCAGAGGGAATGATCACGTCCAGGGGGTCATCGAGCAGGACGGTCTGTTCGAAACGCGGATCGTCCTCGGCGTAAGTGTCGGACTGCATGGCGACGATGACTGCAAGGTCGATTCGCTCGGCAACCAACAAGTCGAAGCAGCGGGCCGGGTTGGCCTCGAGCACTTGCACTTCCAGTTGGGGGCGCGTTGAGCGAAGAGTCGCGGCGAGTGGCGCAAGCAACTGGGCGGCCGCCGTCGAGAATCCGCCGAGGCCAAAATGTGACTGGACCTGGTCCCCGGCCTTCATGGCTGCGGCGCGCAGGCTCTCCCAGTCGGCAATGAGCGTGTCCGAACCCGCCACGAGAAAGCGGCCCGTGGCGGTCAGCCGCACCCCCCGGCCGTCCTTCGTCAGCAGCTGCATTCCAAGTACGCGTTGGAGCTCCCGCAACTGCGCCGACACGGCGGAGGGAGAATAACCTGTGAGCTCCGCGGTGGCGCCAATGGTGCCGCAGCGGGCAAACACCCGAAGTGTGATGAGTCTCGCATCGATCATGCACCTATTGTGCACGGTTATCTTCCAAATGTTGCGCTTTTGTTGCAGCGCATTCGTCCCTAATCTCATGACTACAAGGATTTTGAATACAACATCGGTTGCACCCAAGCACCCTTGGTCGCCATGAATCGCACGCTAACCCAGGCCTCCCGGGAGGAAACACATGTCTGCTCCAGTCTTGCCCCTCAATTCACGCGGAAAACTCGCTTCATCATTGCCTGCAGAGCAGCTGGCAGAGATCAGCCAGTTGTTCGAGTTCCGGCGCACGGGATATTCCCTCGATGCCCCCTTCTACACAGACCCCACGATTTTCAAGATCGACATGGAGGCCATTTTTGGCCAGCACTGGATCTTTGCCGGCAGCGTCGCAGAACTCCCGGAGCCGGGTGACTACATCACTGTGGATTATGGCCCCTACTCGCTGATTGTGCTGCGGAACGACGACGGCGGCGTGAACGTCCTGCACAACGTGTGCCGCCACCGTGGCGCCCGCGTCCTGACCGAAGCTGCCGGGTCCACTGGCAACCTCGTTTGTGGCTACCACTCCTGGACCTATTCCGCGGAAGGTAACCTGATCCACGCCTCCGCTCCCGGCGAAGCGAAGTTCGACAAGAACTGCTTCGCGCTCAAGCGTGCGCACAGCCGCGAAGTTGCCGGCCTCATCTTCGTCTGCATCGCTGATGAACCGCCGACGGACTTTGACGAGACCTCCAAGATCTTCGAGCCCTACCTCGCGCCCCACGATCTGTCCAAGACGAAGATTGCCTACCAGCAGAACATCATCGAAGAGGGCAACTGGAAGCTCGTCATGGAGAACAACCGTGAGTGCTACCACTGCGACGGGCATCCGGAACTCGCCTGCTCGCTCTTCCCCACGTGGGGCCTGACCGAGGGGCTGATCCCGGCCCATCTCGAGGAAGTTTGGGACCGCAACAAGGAAGCACAGTCCTCGCTCGAAGAGCGTTGCCGCCGTTACGGCCTGCCCTACGAGGTAGTTGAGGAACTGGACACCCGTATCGCCGGAATCCGCATCTCGCGCGAATCCCTGGACGGTGAGGGCGAATCGTTCTCCGCCGATGGCCGCCGGCTGTCCAAGAAGCTGCTCGGTGACCTGCCCGACTTCCGCCTTGGCCGCTGCTCGATGCACCTGCAGCCCAACAGCTGGTTCCACTTCCTGGGCGACCACGTGATCACCTTCGGTGTCTTCCCGATCAATGAGCACCAGTCCTTGGTCCGCACCACCTGGCTGGTAGCCGACGATGCCGTGGAAGGCGTTGACTACGACCTCGAGAAGCTGACCTACACCTGGAAGCAGACCAACCTGCAGGACAAGGCCTTCGTGGAGCTGTGCCAGCAGGGCGCCGGCAGCCCCGCCTACGAGCCCGGCCCGTACATGAAGAGCGAATACCAGGTTGAGGCGTTCATCAACTGGTACGTACAGCGCGTGCAGGAGCACTTGGCATGATTGAACTCCTCACAGAGACGGCAATCCAGGAGCCACAGCGGATCCGTGGACTTGAAATGCCGTGGAACAGGGTGATGGGCAGCACCGAGGCACCCGCCCGTGCTGCCCGTGCCCTGGGCCCCTGGCACCCGCAGGAGTTCATGGCTGAATGCGTGGAAACCGTTCCGGAAGCGGGC
Coding sequences:
- a CDS encoding aromatic ring-hydroxylating dioxygenase subunit alpha, which gives rise to MSAPVLPLNSRGKLASSLPAEQLAEISQLFEFRRTGYSLDAPFYTDPTIFKIDMEAIFGQHWIFAGSVAELPEPGDYITVDYGPYSLIVLRNDDGGVNVLHNVCRHRGARVLTEAAGSTGNLVCGYHSWTYSAEGNLIHASAPGEAKFDKNCFALKRAHSREVAGLIFVCIADEPPTDFDETSKIFEPYLAPHDLSKTKIAYQQNIIEEGNWKLVMENNRECYHCDGHPELACSLFPTWGLTEGLIPAHLEEVWDRNKEAQSSLEERCRRYGLPYEVVEELDTRIAGIRISRESLDGEGESFSADGRRLSKKLLGDLPDFRLGRCSMHLQPNSWFHFLGDHVITFGVFPINEHQSLVRTTWLVADDAVEGVDYDLEKLTYTWKQTNLQDKAFVELCQQGAGSPAYEPGPYMKSEYQVEAFINWYVQRVQEHLA
- a CDS encoding glycine betaine/L-proline ABC transporter ATP-binding protein produces the protein MNSPDISVRNLWKVFGPAGEKIPGDPRLSSLSSAELLAASGCVAAVRNLSFDVAKGEVFVVMGLSGSGKSTLVRCLTRLIEPTSGQVMVDGKDVLQAGVGELRELRRRKMSMVFQHFGLLPHRTVLDNVSYGLQIRGAAKNERYGRAREIIELVGLKGYEQHYPDQLSGGMQQRVGLGRALAGDPDTILFDEPFSALDPLIRRDMQAEVIRLHKEMGKTMVFVTHDLSEALKLGDRILIMRNGEMVQCGTGDELVGSPADKYIQDFVSEVPRADVLTLKWIMRPLMDGTPLDAPVLSSSMIIRDAITTVMHSSCPVLVEDEAGRIIGQIDRDSILSVLQPAEAAA
- a CDS encoding LysR family transcriptional regulator — its product is MIDARLITLRVFARCGTIGATAELTGYSPSAVSAQLRELQRVLGMQLLTKDGRGVRLTATGRFLVAGSDTLIADWESLRAAAMKAGDQVQSHFGLGGFSTAAAQLLAPLAATLRSTRPQLEVQVLEANPARCFDLLVAERIDLAVIVAMQSDTYAEDDPRFEQTVLLDDPLDVIIPSDHPLASRETVTLQELASEPWITEAAGSTYHSLFTAAFTAAGVTPRIAHEAVEWETQIAFVGAGLGVGLLPRLAPLRSAENVVRLRITGRGKPSRRIVAAVRRGSITSPLIQESLGILQLSANRILTARPEDDL